The following are from one region of the Populus trichocarpa isolate Nisqually-1 chromosome 8, P.trichocarpa_v4.1, whole genome shotgun sequence genome:
- the LOC7462097 gene encoding uncharacterized protein LOC7462097 isoform X1, whose amino-acid sequence MKITISFFNSLRYYFLIIAILHRVGSLDPVSAVCELSFVVRDKVYSFNLVSPLPNFPHGVLSEDGFYKAAVNETVLWFQLCDGMIFNHDPPRCVECLDCGGASRCGMECSALMARNIEGYDVCTTIGKVTSTSTNIIDNQNPHKGVIVKMTSSGSKHNCSLSVSVICDSNRVHGPHSLEKLGTCDYAAVLQHPSGCATINGHGKGWGWFGTLMIIVFCLFGGYLLAGAVYRHFYIGVHGLDMIPNLDFWTRLPHRTQSFFASLVRRFRGPTEGYRSSYSPVNF is encoded by the exons atgaaaataacCATAAGTTTCTTCAATTCTTTGAGATACTACTTTCTAATCATTGCCATTCTACACCGAGTTGGGTCTCTCGACCCAGTCTCTGCAGTCTGCGAGCTTAGTTTCGTTGTTAGAGACAAGGTTTATAGCTTCAACTTGGTTTCTCCGCTCCCGAATTTCCCTCACGGTGTCCTCAGCGAAGATGG GTTTTATAAGGCAGCAGTGAACGAGACTGTGCTCTGGTTTCAG CTCTGTGATGGAATGATTTTTAATCATGACCCCCCTAGATGTGTTGAATGCCTG GACTGCGGGGGGGCATCGCGTTGTGGCATGGAATGCAGTGCTCTCATGGCAAGGAATATTGAAG GTTATGATGTATGCACCACTATTGGAAAAGTCACTAGCACTAGCACTAACATTATTG ATAATCAAAATCCCCACAAGGGTGTGATTGTTAAGATGACAAGCAGTGGATCAAAGCATAATTGTTCACTCTCTGTCTCTGTCATCTGTGATTCAAATAGAGTTCAT GGGCCACACTCACTGGAGAAACTAGGGACCTGTGATTAT GCCGCAGTGCTACAGCACCCTTCTGGTTGTGCCACAATCAATGGTCATGGAAAAGGATGGGGCTGGTTTGGTACCTTGATGATCAT tgTCTTTTGTCTTTTTGGAGGTTATTTATTGGCGGGTGCAGTTTATCGACATTTCTACATTGGAGTTCATGGGTTAGAT ATGATTCCAAACTTGGATTTCTGGACCAGGCTACCTCACAGAACACAG AGTTTTTTTGCATCTTTGGTACGGAGATTTAGAGGACCTACTGAAGGTTATCGAAGCTCCTATTCTCCTGTCAACTTTTGA
- the LOC7472447 gene encoding protein trichome birefringence-like 33, producing MNINKRNLKLTNMKQPFTASSSSSSLIRKARLSPYLFTLLAFIVFVAILYGEDFVCLLGQLDPNVDRLATITEKRWEKLPFSIGKAPDGCDLFSGRWVWDDSTRPLYEESECPYIQPQLTCQEHGRPDKDYQYWRWQPYGCDLPSFNATLMLETLRGKRMMFVGDSLNRGQYVSMVCLLHRLIPEGQKSMETFDSLTVFTAKEYNATIEFYWAPFLLESNSDNAIVHRISDRIVRKGSINKHGKNWKGVDIIVFNTYLWWMTGLKMKVLHGSFEDETKDIIELSTEDAYRMAMKSMLRWVRKNMDRKKTRVFFTSMSPSHGKSIDWGGEAGLNCFNETTLINNATYWGSDCRKSIMEVIGDVFRKSKFPITFLNITQLSNYRKDAHTSIHKKQWNPLTPEQIANPVSYADCVHWCLPGLQDTWNELLFAKLFYP from the exons ATGAACATAAATAAACGTAATCTCAAACTAACAAATATGAAGCAACCGTTCActgcttcctcttcttcttcatctctaATCAGAAAGGCCCGTCTCTCTCCTTACCTCTTCACTTTATTAGCCTTCATTGTCTTTGTTGCCATCCTTTATGGCGAGGACTTCGTGTGCCTCCTTGGCCAACTTGACCCCAACGTGGACCGGCTAGCAACCATAACCG AGAAGAGGTGGGAGAAGCTACCTTTCTCAATAGGGAAGGCCCCAGATGGTTGTGACTTGTTTAGTGGGAGGTGGGTGTGGGACGATTCAACTCGGCCTCTTTACGAAGAATCGGAGTGTCCGTACATACAGCCACAGTTGACATGTCAAGAGCATGGCAGGCCTGATAAGGATTATCAATACTGGAGATGGCAACCTTATGGCTGTGATCTTCCCAG TTTTAATGCCACGTTGATGCTTGAGACCTTACGAGGAAAAAGAATGATGTTTGTTGGCGATTCCTTAAATCGAGGTCAATATGTCTCCATGGTCTGTCTTCTTCACAGACTCATCCCTGAAGGCCAAAAATCCATGGAAACGTTCGATTCTTTAACAGTCTTCACTGCCAAG GAATACAATGCAACAATTGAGTTCTATTGGGCACCATTTCTCCTTGAATCAAACTCGGATAATGCCATCGTTCATAGAATATCAGATAGAATTGTGAGGAAAGGTTCAATCAATAAACATGGCAAAAATTGGAAAGGCGTTGATATTATTGTCTTCAATACTTACCTATGGTGGATGACTGGCCTCAAGATGAAAGTCTT GCACGGTTCTTTTGAAGATGAAACGAAAGATATCATAGAGCTGTCAACTGAGGATGCCTATCGTATGGCAATGAAAAGCATGTTGAGATGGGTGAGAAAGAATATGGACCGCAAGAAAACAAGGGTCTTTTTCACTAGCATGTCACCTTCTCATGGCAA GAGCATAGATTGGGGAGGCGAAGCGGGTCTTAACTGTTTCAATGAAACTACTTTGATAAACAATGCCACGTACTGGGGATCGGATTGCAGGAAAAGCATAATGGAAGTAATTGGAGATGTGTTTAGGAAATCAAAATTCCCCATCACATTTCTTAACATCACACAACTCTCAAATTACCGCAAAGATGCGCACACCTCAATACACAAGAAGCAATGGAATCCCCTGACTCCTGAGCAAATTGCTAATCCTGTCAGCTATGCAGATTGTGTGCACTGGTGTTTGCCAGGCCTTCAAGACACCTGGAACGAACTCTTATTTGCCAAGCTGTTCTATCCTTAA
- the LOC7462097 gene encoding uncharacterized protein LOC7462097 isoform X2 — protein sequence MKITISFFNSLRYYFLIIAILHRVGSLDPVSAVCELSFVVRDKVYSFNLVSPLPNFPHGVLSEDGFYKAAVNETVLWFQLCDGMIFNHDPPRCVECLDCGGASRCGMECSALMARNIEGYDVCTTIGKVTSTSTNIIDNQNPHKGVIVKMTSSGSKHNCSLSVSVICDSNRVHGPHSLEKLGTCDYAAVLQHPSGCATINGHGKGWGWFGTLMII from the exons atgaaaataacCATAAGTTTCTTCAATTCTTTGAGATACTACTTTCTAATCATTGCCATTCTACACCGAGTTGGGTCTCTCGACCCAGTCTCTGCAGTCTGCGAGCTTAGTTTCGTTGTTAGAGACAAGGTTTATAGCTTCAACTTGGTTTCTCCGCTCCCGAATTTCCCTCACGGTGTCCTCAGCGAAGATGG GTTTTATAAGGCAGCAGTGAACGAGACTGTGCTCTGGTTTCAG CTCTGTGATGGAATGATTTTTAATCATGACCCCCCTAGATGTGTTGAATGCCTG GACTGCGGGGGGGCATCGCGTTGTGGCATGGAATGCAGTGCTCTCATGGCAAGGAATATTGAAG GTTATGATGTATGCACCACTATTGGAAAAGTCACTAGCACTAGCACTAACATTATTG ATAATCAAAATCCCCACAAGGGTGTGATTGTTAAGATGACAAGCAGTGGATCAAAGCATAATTGTTCACTCTCTGTCTCTGTCATCTGTGATTCAAATAGAGTTCAT GGGCCACACTCACTGGAGAAACTAGGGACCTGTGATTAT GCCGCAGTGCTACAGCACCCTTCTGGTTGTGCCACAATCAATGGTCATGGAAAAGGATGGGGCTGGTTTGGTACCTTGATGATCAT ATGA